CTGTCACAGTGGCGAAAATATCAAACACGGGGTTTACTGGCCAGACAGGCGACGTGGCCACCAACTCCAACGGCCAGCGATGGCAGCTAGAGAAGGCACCAGGAGGGCCCGCACTACGAAGGTGTCGATCAACACCCCAATGGCGATGCCTCCTCCTATCTGCAATACCACATGAAGCGGAGCACTCGTTAGTGTGGCGAATGTTCCGGCCAGGATGATGCCAGCGGCAGTGATTACAGCACCGGTGTTGGCTACGGCGTGGATCACCGCTTCCCTTATCGGCCTCCTGTGGGCCTCCTCCCGAATACGGGAGATCAGAAAGATGTTGTAATCCGCCCCCGTAGCGATCAGTACCACAAAGATGAACATGGGTACCATGTAGATCACAGCATTGTGGTTGAGTACATCAATGAAGAGCCAGGTAGAAATACCTATCGTCGCGCCATAGTTAAGCAGCACAGTGCCCACCATATAGAGAGGTGCCAGCAGACTGCGTAGCAACACCATTATCACTAACAGAACGCCCACAGTGGCTAGTCCGAACACTCGCCCAAAGTCTGCATCATTCGTGCGCATAATATCAGCGTTTATCGCCGCCTCCCCACCTGTGTAATGTGAAGATCCCTTCAGTTCAGTTGCGCTTACACTGGTGCGCACCGCTTCTCTCAGAGGTGCCACTACCTTTAGAGCCTCCTTTGAGTAGGGATCGAGCGTCAGCACCACATTGATCCGGGCGGTGGTTCCATCTTCAGAGAGATAATTGGCAAACAGCCAGTGATTCACGCTCTCCAGGCCGTTTGCCAGCCTAGTAGTCTGCTCCTGTAGCTTAGCCAATAACGCAGGCAAGTCTTCCGGCGGGCTGGTGTTAATCTGGTCTATTATGGCCCAGATTTCGGTGAGATCAGCCTCGACTTGGGCGAAGTTCTGGCTCAGTATGACTTTGGGATAATAAGCAGCAAACTGCGGCATATATTCCGATACTGCCTGGATGGCAGCTATCTTGTCTGCGTCCAGTCCTGCGCCCTGACTCAACTCATCGGCAATGGCGCTCATCCGTGTACTGAAATCGGAAAGCTGTCCGCTGACACCTTTGTTGTAGTATTCGACTCTGGAGACGCCCTCGACGTTCTCTAACCGCTGTGCGATCTCGCTGATCGCCTCCAGTGATCTGGTATCGGCTATATCGTTTTCCTGGGATTCAATGAGAACATAGAGGGGAGTCAGTTCACCTACCTGGAAGTGTTCCCGAAGCAACTGGAAGCCCTTTGCAGACTCGACCCCTTTGGGCATCTGGCTGAGCATGTCCACGGATCGTGAGTAGTGGGACAAGGCTATATACGGGAGCAAGAGCAGAGTGATAATAACTAATGCCACTACTACGGCGTGCTTCACTATCA
This is a stretch of genomic DNA from Chloroflexota bacterium. It encodes these proteins:
- a CDS encoding MMPL family transporter translates to IVKHAVVVALVIITLLLLPYIALSHYSRSVDMLSQMPKGVESAKGFQLLREHFQVGELTPLYVLIESQENDIADTRSLEAISEIAQRLENVEGVSRVEYYNKGVSGQLSDFSTRMSAIADELSQGAGLDADKIAAIQAVSEYMPQFAAYYPKVILSQNFAQVEADLTEIWAIIDQINTSPPEDLPALLAKLQEQTTRLANGLESVNHWLFANYLSEDGTTARINVVLTLDPYSKEALKVVAPLREAVRTSVSATELKGSSHYTGGEAAINADIMRTNDADFGRVFGLATVGVLLVIMVLLRSLLAPLYMVGTVLLNYGATIGISTWLFIDVLNHNAVIYMVPMFIFVVLIATGADYNIFLISRIREEAHRRPIREAVIHAVANTGAVITAAGIILAGTFATLTSAPLHVVLQIGGGIAIGVLIDTFVVRALLVPSLAAIAGRWSWWPRRLSGQ